A window of the Halopseudomonas phragmitis genome harbors these coding sequences:
- a CDS encoding GGDEF domain-containing protein — translation MQAHIPTMFMMVIIVSLTMTICTALVWRPERKEGLGYWTLALALHSSVYTLYSLRGELSDFLTIIVANTLLAGVFVLFAEGLMQFQQRRLNRWLTYWPLLVVPLVLYALLDQLAARVVVMAAIVLYQAILVLVIVFSRHRQTDGRGQYFLITAFGMIIATMAYRGVGTALGMDQMLLITSSNPIQMATFLTATVSMILVGMGLILMVKERADAQMLKLAMHDELTGLPNRRYILEVLERLLAASNRQQQPLSLMMLDTDHFKLINDRHGHQVGDQSLKLLADTLRSRLRTQDHAGRLGGEEFLVVLPNTQASGARELAEQLRQSIEQSTFLTRDSRPLTLTISIGLCCLEPGGELDSQQAISRADQALYLAKQNGRNRVEMAA, via the coding sequence ATGCAAGCGCACATCCCTACCATGTTTATGATGGTCATCATCGTCAGCCTGACCATGACCATCTGCACTGCCCTGGTCTGGCGGCCGGAGCGCAAGGAAGGGTTAGGTTATTGGACGCTGGCTCTGGCGCTGCACAGCTCGGTGTATACCCTCTACAGTCTGCGCGGTGAACTCAGCGACTTTCTCACCATTATCGTTGCCAACACGCTGCTGGCCGGTGTGTTCGTGCTGTTTGCCGAGGGCTTGATGCAATTTCAGCAACGGCGACTGAACCGCTGGCTGACCTACTGGCCGCTACTGGTCGTACCGTTGGTGCTATATGCCCTGCTCGATCAGTTGGCGGCCAGGGTAGTGGTGATGGCTGCAATCGTCCTGTATCAAGCCATACTGGTACTGGTGATCGTGTTCAGCCGGCATCGCCAGACTGACGGGCGCGGTCAGTATTTCCTGATCACCGCCTTCGGCATGATCATCGCCACCATGGCCTATCGGGGCGTAGGCACAGCGCTGGGCATGGATCAGATGTTGCTGATCACCAGTTCCAACCCGATTCAGATGGCCACCTTCCTGACCGCGACCGTCAGCATGATTCTGGTTGGCATGGGGCTGATTCTGATGGTCAAGGAGCGGGCCGACGCCCAAATGCTCAAGCTGGCCATGCATGATGAACTGACCGGACTACCCAACCGCCGTTACATACTGGAGGTACTGGAGCGCCTGCTGGCCGCCAGTAACCGCCAGCAACAACCCCTGAGCCTGATGATGCTGGATACCGACCATTTCAAGCTGATCAACGACCGGCATGGCCACCAGGTCGGCGACCAGTCGCTGAAACTGCTGGCCGACACCCTGCGCTCGCGGCTGCGGACCCAAGATCATGCCGGGCGGCTAGGCGGCGAGGAGTTTCTGGTGGTACTGCCCAATACTCAGGCCAGCGGCGCCCGGGAGCTGGCCGAGCAACTGCGCCAGAGCATTGAGCAGTCTACCTTCCTGACCCGCGACAGCCGACCGCTGACCCTGACCATCAGCATCGGCCTGTGCTGCCTGGAGCCGGGGGGCGAACTGGACAGCCAGCAGGCCATCAGCCGCGCCGACCAAGCGCTGTACCTGGCCAAGCAGAATGGCCGCAACCGGGTAGAAATGGCCGCCTAG
- a CDS encoding NADH:flavin oxidoreductase/NADH oxidase has protein sequence MSALFQPFTLKDVTLRNRIAVPPMCQYSAVDGLVNDWHLANYSAQARGGAGLVIVEATAVAPEGRITPACAGIWNDDLAQAFAPIVRSIKAQGAVPGIQIAHAGRKASANRPWEGDDHIGNDDPRGWQTIAPSAVPFGAHLSKQPREMGLDDIARVRDDFVTAAQRALAVGFEWLELHFAHGYLAQSFFSEHANQRTDTYGGSYENRSRFIRETFAAVREVWPAHLPLTIRFGVIEFDGRDEQTLSESIDLTKRLKADGLDMISVSIGFNTPEAQIPWAPGFMGPIAERVRREADIPVSSAWGFGEPNIAENAVNSGQLDVVMVGKAHLANPHWAYHAARELKLDQASWTLPAPYAHWLARY, from the coding sequence ATGTCCGCGCTGTTTCAACCCTTCACCCTCAAGGACGTCACCCTGCGCAACCGGATTGCCGTACCGCCGATGTGCCAGTATTCAGCCGTCGACGGTCTGGTCAATGACTGGCACCTGGCCAATTACAGCGCTCAGGCCCGTGGCGGCGCAGGCCTGGTGATCGTCGAGGCTACCGCCGTGGCCCCCGAAGGCCGCATCACTCCGGCCTGCGCCGGGATCTGGAATGATGATCTGGCCCAGGCCTTCGCCCCGATCGTGCGCAGCATCAAGGCCCAGGGCGCGGTACCCGGCATCCAGATCGCCCATGCCGGGCGCAAGGCCAGCGCCAACCGGCCCTGGGAAGGCGATGATCACATCGGCAACGATGACCCGCGCGGCTGGCAGACCATCGCTCCCTCGGCCGTGCCCTTCGGTGCCCATCTGAGCAAGCAGCCCAGGGAAATGGGCCTGGACGATATCGCCCGGGTGCGGGACGATTTCGTCACCGCCGCCCAGCGTGCCCTGGCGGTCGGTTTCGAGTGGCTGGAACTGCACTTTGCCCATGGCTATCTGGCCCAGAGCTTCTTCTCCGAGCATGCCAACCAGCGTACCGACACCTATGGCGGCAGCTACGAGAACCGCAGCCGCTTCATCCGCGAAACCTTCGCCGCGGTACGTGAGGTGTGGCCAGCACATTTGCCGCTGACCATCCGCTTCGGGGTCATCGAGTTCGACGGCCGCGACGAGCAAACCCTGAGCGAGTCGATCGACCTGACCAAACGCCTGAAAGCCGATGGCCTGGACATGATCAGTGTCAGCATCGGTTTCAATACCCCCGAGGCTCAGATTCCCTGGGCACCTGGCTTCATGGGCCCGATTGCCGAGCGGGTGCGTCGCGAAGCGGACATTCCGGTCTCCTCGGCCTGGGGCTTTGGTGAGCCGAATATCGCGGAAAATGCAGTGAATAGCGGGCAACTGGATGTTGTCATGGTCGGCAAGGCACACCTGGCCAACCCGCACTGGGCCTACCATGCCGCCCGAGAGCTCAAGCTCGACCAGGCCTCCTGGACCCTGCCCGCGCCTTACGCGCACTGGCTGGCGCGCTACTAA
- a CDS encoding ArsR/SmtB family transcription factor encodes MRPFKHPNPDDFVLERVLYALSDPVRLEIVRRLAEVGEASCGELDGGRPKSSMSHHFRVLRDAGLVCTYGVGTMHMNSLRRADIDSRFPGLLDAVLANSQ; translated from the coding sequence ATGCGACCGTTCAAACACCCCAATCCCGATGATTTTGTCCTTGAGCGCGTGCTCTATGCGCTGAGTGATCCGGTGCGCCTGGAAATTGTGCGTCGGCTGGCCGAGGTCGGCGAAGCCAGCTGTGGTGAGCTGGATGGCGGGCGGCCGAAGTCGAGCATGTCGCACCATTTCCGGGTGCTGCGCGATGCCGGGCTGGTATGCACCTATGGGGTGGGCACTATGCACATGAATTCGCTGCGCCGGGCTGATATCGACAGCCGCTTCCCCGGCCTGCTGGATGCTGTTCTGGCTAACAGTCAGTAA
- a CDS encoding peptidylprolyl isomerase has product MPVAMARHILVKTEAEAAALKKRIAAGEAFDVLAKKYSTCASKKRGGDLGEVRPGQMVRAIDQIIFKKALKVVHGPVKTQFGWHLVQVFYRD; this is encoded by the coding sequence ATGCCCGTCGCCATGGCCCGCCATATTCTGGTCAAGACCGAAGCCGAAGCCGCGGCGTTGAAAAAGCGCATTGCCGCCGGTGAAGCGTTCGACGTTCTGGCCAAAAAGTACTCTACCTGTGCGTCGAAGAAGCGCGGCGGCGATCTGGGCGAAGTGCGCCCGGGCCAGATGGTCCGCGCGATTGACCAGATCATCTTCAAGAAGGCCCTGAAAGTGGTGCATGGGCCGGTCAAGACCCAGTTCGGCTGGCATCTGGTGCAGGTGTTCTACCGCGATTGA
- the hexR gene encoding transcriptional regulator HexR, translated as MNLLQHIAVSRPTLRKSELKVADFVLAQAAQVMHSSMADLAREVGVSEPTIVRFCRAIGCSGFQDLKLRLAQSLAAGASFGQFSISEDDNVDELSHKIFDTTLATLMDVRERLDPQAMESAIAALAKARRVEFYGFGASGAVASDAQHKFFRLQVSTAAYSDPHMQAMSAVTLGPQDVAVAISQTGRTKDLLHSASLVGETGATLISLCPSHTPLAELAGIHIPIDVPEDTDIYTPLSSRIAHLVVIDVLAMGMAMRRGPELVNHLKNVKRSLRGLRLSNKAGARSADTQE; from the coding sequence GTGAATTTACTCCAGCATATCGCCGTCAGCCGCCCTACGCTGCGCAAATCCGAGCTCAAGGTAGCCGATTTTGTGCTGGCCCAGGCTGCCCAGGTCATGCACTCGTCGATGGCCGATCTGGCCCGCGAAGTCGGGGTCAGTGAACCGACCATCGTACGCTTCTGCCGGGCAATTGGTTGCAGCGGCTTTCAGGACCTGAAACTGCGCCTGGCCCAGAGTCTGGCCGCCGGCGCCAGCTTCGGCCAGTTCTCGATCAGTGAAGACGACAACGTCGACGAACTCTCACACAAGATCTTCGACACCACCCTGGCGACCCTGATGGATGTGCGCGAGCGCCTCGACCCGCAGGCCATGGAGTCCGCCATCGCCGCGCTGGCCAAGGCCCGGCGGGTGGAGTTCTATGGGTTTGGCGCCTCGGGTGCGGTAGCCAGCGACGCCCAGCACAAGTTCTTCCGTCTGCAGGTCTCTACCGCCGCTTATTCCGACCCGCATATGCAAGCCATGTCGGCAGTGACCCTGGGGCCCCAGGATGTCGCCGTGGCCATCTCCCAGACCGGGCGGACCAAGGATCTGCTGCACTCGGCCAGCCTGGTTGGCGAAACCGGCGCTACCCTGATCAGCCTGTGCCCCAGCCATACCCCCTTGGCCGAGCTGGCCGGTATTCATATCCCGATCGACGTGCCGGAAGACACCGACATCTACACCCCGCTGTCTTCACGCATCGCCCACCTGGTAGTGATCGACGTGCTGGCCATGGGCATGGCCATGCGCCGCGGCCCGGAGCTGGTCAACCACCTGAAGAACGTCAAGCGCAGCCTGCGCGGCCTGCGCCTTTCGAACAAGGCCGGGGCACGCAGCGCCGATACCCAGGAGTAA
- the zwf gene encoding glucose-6-phosphate dehydrogenase codes for MACDIVVLGGTGDLALRKLLPALYYLHRDGYLHAGTRILAAARAKHAAESYRRLVQRHVSQHVALGDFDSETWDAFAERIDYLSLDVSQRVEFPRLAQALGKVRGRVRVFYLATFPNLFAATAKHLASVGLVDEQARIVLEKPLGESLKTATQINDQIGAVFDESRVFRIDHYLGKEAVQNLLALRFGNALLEPLWRNAHIDHVQISVLETVGVENRGGYYDQAGAMRDMVQNHLLQLLCLVAMEAPVHFEPEAVRNEKLKILEALRPITGMDVQDRTVRGQYAAGERAGEQLPAYYFEKSVDHDSNTETFVALKAEIDNWRWAGVPFYLRTGKCLAQRKSEIVIQFKAVPHRLFSQNGGDPARNRLVIRLQPDESISLALMAKSPGRGMALQEVELDLNFAKAFKRRRWDAYERLLLDVIEGDATLFMRRDEIEAAWRWVDPIIQGWQDCYRSPKRYAAGSWGPDAADSLLERQGHCWFDEN; via the coding sequence ATGGCCTGTGACATTGTAGTGCTGGGCGGGACCGGCGATCTGGCCCTGCGCAAGCTGCTGCCGGCGCTGTACTACCTGCACCGCGACGGTTATCTGCATGCGGGTACGCGGATTCTGGCGGCGGCCAGGGCCAAGCATGCGGCCGAGAGCTACCGGCGACTGGTACAGCGGCATGTCAGTCAGCATGTGGCCCTGGGGGATTTCGACAGCGAGACCTGGGACGCTTTCGCCGAGCGGATTGACTATCTGAGTCTGGACGTCAGTCAGCGGGTCGAGTTCCCGCGTCTGGCCCAGGCCTTGGGCAAGGTCCGTGGGCGAGTGCGGGTGTTCTATCTGGCAACCTTCCCCAACCTGTTCGCTGCTACCGCCAAGCACTTGGCTTCGGTGGGGCTGGTCGATGAGCAGGCCCGCATCGTGTTGGAAAAACCGTTGGGCGAAAGCCTCAAGACCGCGACCCAGATCAATGACCAGATCGGCGCCGTGTTTGACGAGTCACGGGTGTTCCGAATTGATCACTATCTGGGTAAGGAAGCAGTACAGAACCTGCTGGCGCTGCGCTTTGGCAACGCTCTGCTGGAGCCGCTGTGGCGCAATGCGCATATCGACCATGTGCAGATCAGCGTGCTGGAAACGGTCGGGGTCGAAAATCGCGGGGGCTACTACGATCAGGCTGGGGCGATGCGCGACATGGTGCAGAACCATTTGCTGCAGTTGCTCTGTCTGGTCGCCATGGAAGCGCCGGTGCATTTCGAGCCCGAAGCGGTGCGTAACGAGAAGCTGAAGATTCTCGAAGCCTTGCGGCCGATCACCGGTATGGATGTGCAGGACCGTACCGTACGGGGTCAATACGCCGCCGGAGAACGGGCTGGTGAACAACTGCCGGCCTACTACTTCGAAAAAAGTGTGGATCATGACAGCAATACTGAAACCTTCGTTGCGCTTAAGGCCGAGATCGACAACTGGCGCTGGGCTGGAGTGCCGTTCTATCTGCGTACCGGCAAATGCCTGGCTCAGCGCAAATCGGAAATCGTCATCCAGTTCAAGGCCGTACCGCATCGGCTGTTCTCCCAGAACGGCGGCGACCCGGCGCGCAACCGGCTGGTGATCCGCCTGCAACCGGATGAGAGCATCAGCCTGGCGCTGATGGCCAAGTCACCGGGACGGGGCATGGCGCTGCAGGAAGTTGAGCTGGATCTGAACTTTGCCAAGGCCTTCAAGCGCCGGCGCTGGGACGCCTATGAGCGGCTGTTGTTGGACGTGATCGAAGGTGACGCCACCTTGTTTATGCGCCGCGACGAGATCGAAGCAGCCTGGCGCTGGGTCGATCCGATCATCCAGGGCTGGCAGGACTGCTATCGCTCACCCAAGCGCTACGCTGCCGGCAGTTGGGGGCCGGACGCCGCTGACAGCCTGTTGGAGCGTCAGGGGCATTGCTGGTTCGATGAAAACTGA
- a CDS encoding extracellular solute-binding protein, which translates to MRLLCCVWLLCCSLPLAASQQLNLFNWPEYLPPEAIQRFQEQTGIEVRYDTFDSPEVLESTLLAGASGYDLVFPSTTVLAKAIQAGALQQIDGSRYQYAAELDPELMQFLAVADPNNRYAMPYTWGTIGLGINRQAVERRLGQIPLNSLDLLFKPEYVSRLKDCGVSILDSPQEVIAIALNYLGHDPYASYPPALRQVAELLAGVQPNLRYVGSAQHIDDLASGEICLALTFNGDAGLAAARAAELGQPFEVVYRIPREGSVVWFDSMAIPVDAPNPEAAHRLIDFMLQPEVLAEVTNELFFANASLAAGPLVDPQIVADPDIYPTEAVRARLFVERQLGVADQRQRTRLWSRVIAQH; encoded by the coding sequence ATGCGATTGCTTTGCTGTGTGTGGCTGTTGTGCTGCAGCCTGCCGTTGGCCGCCAGTCAGCAGCTCAACCTGTTCAACTGGCCAGAATATCTTCCACCTGAAGCGATTCAGCGATTCCAGGAACAAACCGGGATTGAAGTGCGTTACGACACCTTCGACAGTCCCGAAGTACTGGAAAGTACGCTGCTGGCCGGCGCCAGTGGCTATGACCTGGTGTTCCCATCCACCACCGTGCTGGCCAAGGCAATCCAGGCCGGTGCCTTGCAGCAGATCGACGGCAGCCGCTATCAGTATGCTGCTGAGCTGGATCCAGAGTTGATGCAGTTTTTGGCGGTGGCCGATCCCAATAACCGCTATGCCATGCCCTACACCTGGGGCACGATAGGGTTGGGAATCAATCGCCAGGCGGTGGAACGACGCCTGGGACAGATCCCGCTTAACAGTCTCGATCTGCTGTTCAAGCCCGAATACGTCAGCCGCCTGAAAGATTGCGGCGTCTCGATTCTGGACTCGCCACAGGAAGTCATCGCCATCGCCCTCAACTACCTGGGGCATGATCCGTATGCCAGTTACCCGCCAGCGCTCAGACAGGTCGCCGAGTTGCTGGCCGGGGTACAGCCGAATCTGCGCTACGTTGGCAGCGCCCAACATATTGATGATCTGGCCAGCGGCGAAATCTGTCTGGCACTGACCTTCAACGGTGATGCCGGGCTGGCGGCGGCACGGGCCGCAGAGTTGGGGCAGCCGTTCGAGGTGGTCTATCGTATTCCCCGTGAAGGGTCCGTGGTCTGGTTCGACAGTATGGCGATTCCGGTTGATGCGCCGAATCCCGAGGCCGCGCACCGGTTGATCGACTTCATGCTCCAGCCCGAGGTGCTGGCCGAAGTGACCAATGAGCTGTTCTTCGCCAACGCCAGCCTGGCAGCGGGGCCGCTGGTTGATCCGCAGATTGTCGCCGATCCGGACATCTATCCCACCGAGGCAGTCAGGGCGCGGCTGTTCGTCGAGCGTCAGTTGGGTGTGGCCGATCAGCGTCAGCGCACTCGATTGTGGAGCCGGGTTATCGCCCAACACTGA
- a CDS encoding LysR family transcriptional regulator, with protein MLSQLRDLDLQLLRLFVTVAECGGFSAAQGELGVGQSTISTQMAKLETRLGFRLCERGKAGFRLTPKGEQVLQATRRLFAAIDSFRHEAQGMADKLIGELHLGLSEGLADAVLERIAQAIGRFRQRNQAVQIELITAMPAELERRLLQNQLQLAVGYFAGQQAAIDYRPLFQERQCLYCASTHPLFTNPAPTPEDLRLADRVHHPYRLFPPREPHLSEASSAQTEQVEGALAFILSGQHIGYLPEHIGARWVARGRLRALLPGQLRFEVGFQLARHRGQHPSDAQQAFEADLLASFQSPLNP; from the coding sequence ATGCTCAGCCAGCTACGTGATCTGGATCTGCAACTGTTGCGGCTGTTTGTCACCGTGGCCGAGTGTGGTGGTTTCAGCGCCGCTCAGGGTGAACTGGGGGTGGGCCAGTCGACCATCAGCACCCAGATGGCCAAGCTGGAAACCCGTCTGGGCTTTCGCTTGTGCGAGCGCGGCAAGGCCGGCTTTCGCCTGACCCCCAAGGGCGAGCAGGTGCTGCAGGCAACCCGGCGGCTGTTTGCGGCCATCGACAGTTTCCGCCACGAGGCTCAGGGCATGGCCGACAAGCTGATCGGCGAACTGCATCTGGGACTGTCCGAAGGGTTGGCCGACGCTGTGCTGGAGCGCATTGCCCAGGCCATCGGGCGCTTCAGGCAGCGCAATCAGGCGGTGCAGATCGAGCTGATCACCGCCATGCCGGCGGAGCTGGAACGGCGGTTGTTGCAGAATCAGTTGCAGTTGGCAGTCGGCTATTTTGCCGGGCAACAGGCCGCCATCGATTACCGGCCGCTATTTCAGGAGCGCCAGTGCCTGTACTGTGCCAGTACTCACCCGCTGTTCACAAACCCGGCACCAACCCCAGAGGACCTGCGCCTGGCCGACCGGGTACACCATCCCTATCGACTGTTTCCGCCACGTGAGCCGCACCTGAGCGAAGCCAGCAGCGCCCAGACCGAACAGGTCGAAGGTGCGCTGGCATTTATCCTCTCAGGCCAGCATATCGGCTATCTGCCCGAGCATATCGGCGCGCGCTGGGTCGCGCGCGGACGTCTGCGTGCCTTGCTGCCCGGGCAACTGCGCTTTGAGGTCGGCTTCCAGTTGGCCCGCCATCGGGGCCAGCATCCCAGTGATGCACAACAGGCCTTCGAGGCGGATCTGCTGGCCAGCTTTCAGAGCCCGCTGAACCCGTGA
- a CDS encoding extracellular solute-binding protein, translated as MRLFLLALLLGGSLLTGRSGYDLVFPASTSLARAIQAGALQPIEAGEFTHAASLDPELLALLAEADPGNRYAMPYTWGTVGLGINLQAVEQRLGADAPLNSLDLLFKPDYAQRLKDCGIAVLDSPQEVIAIALNYLGHDPYASAGPALEQAAQLLAELQPNVRYVGSARHIDDLARGEVCLALTYNGDAGMAAARAAESGQPFEVIYRIPREGTLIWFDSLAIPVDAPNPAAARQLIDFLLQPEVLAELTNELFFANASLAAEPLIDPQIAADPDIYPPPELRARLFAERQLSLAEQRQRNRLWTRFRTQY; from the coding sequence ATGCGACTGTTCCTATTAGCGCTGCTGCTGGGCGGCAGCTTGCTGACTGGACGCAGCGGCTATGACCTGGTGTTTCCAGCCTCGACCAGCCTGGCCCGGGCGATCCAGGCCGGCGCCCTGCAGCCGATCGAGGCTGGCGAATTTACCCATGCCGCGAGCCTGGACCCGGAACTGCTGGCGCTGCTGGCCGAGGCTGATCCGGGTAATCGCTACGCCATGCCCTATACCTGGGGCACCGTGGGCCTGGGGATCAACCTGCAGGCGGTCGAGCAGCGGCTGGGGGCCGATGCCCCGCTGAACAGCCTGGACCTGCTGTTCAAGCCGGACTACGCCCAGCGCCTGAAGGATTGCGGGATTGCCGTGCTGGACTCGCCCCAGGAAGTGATTGCCATCGCCCTCAACTACCTGGGTCATGACCCCTACGCCAGCGCTGGCCCGGCCCTGGAGCAGGCGGCGCAACTGCTGGCGGAGCTGCAGCCGAATGTGCGCTATGTCGGTAGTGCCCGGCATATCGATGACCTGGCCCGGGGTGAGGTGTGTCTGGCGCTGACCTATAACGGTGATGCCGGCATGGCGGCGGCGCGGGCCGCAGAGTCGGGCCAGCCGTTCGAGGTGATCTACCGTATCCCGCGTGAGGGCACACTGATCTGGTTCGACAGTCTGGCGATTCCGGTGGACGCCCCCAATCCGGCAGCGGCCCGGCAATTGATCGACTTTCTGCTCCAGCCCGAAGTGCTGGCCGAGTTGACCAATGAGCTGTTCTTCGCCAATGCCAGCCTGGCGGCTGAGCCGTTGATTGATCCACAGATCGCCGCCGATCCAGACATTTATCCGCCGCCCGAGCTACGGGCCCGGTTGTTCGCCGAGCGCCAGTTGAGCCTGGCCGAGCAGCGTCAGCGCAACCGTCTGTGGACCCGTTTTCGTACCCAGTATTGA
- the speB gene encoding agmatinase → MDHSPSNDQAFTRDSLYGTAAEPTYAGVTSFMRRRYSRDLTGVDLVISGVPFDTATSNRPGSRFGPRAIRAASVQMAWARHYPWEFDPFERLACVDYGDCLFDHGRPESVPASIQTHAEQILDAGCGLLTLGGDHFISYPLLKAHARRHGPLALIHFDAHSDTWPDPEHERIDHGTMFYHAARQGLVDPACSVQVGLRTTNDDVMGFQVLDAREVNRSSPETIAERIRARVGQQPVYLTFDIDCLDPAFAPGTGTPVCGGLSTHQALEILRGLRGINLVGLDLVEVAPAYDSAEITALAGATLAMEMICLYAAR, encoded by the coding sequence ATGGATCACAGCCCCAGCAACGACCAGGCCTTCACCCGTGACAGCCTGTACGGCACCGCCGCCGAACCAACCTATGCAGGCGTCACCAGTTTCATGCGTCGACGCTACAGCCGGGATCTCACCGGTGTCGATCTGGTGATCAGCGGCGTGCCCTTCGACACTGCCACCAGCAACCGGCCGGGTAGCCGCTTCGGCCCGCGAGCGATTCGCGCCGCCTCGGTACAGATGGCCTGGGCCCGGCACTACCCCTGGGAGTTCGACCCGTTCGAGCGATTGGCCTGCGTCGATTATGGCGACTGCCTGTTCGATCATGGCCGCCCGGAAAGCGTGCCGGCCAGTATCCAGACCCATGCCGAACAGATTCTGGACGCCGGCTGCGGACTGTTGACCCTCGGTGGCGATCACTTCATCAGCTACCCGTTGCTCAAGGCCCACGCCCGGCGTCATGGTCCGCTGGCGCTGATTCATTTTGACGCCCACAGTGACACCTGGCCGGACCCGGAGCATGAGCGCATCGATCACGGCACCATGTTCTATCATGCCGCGCGCCAGGGGCTGGTCGACCCGGCCTGCTCGGTGCAGGTGGGACTGCGCACCACCAACGATGACGTAATGGGGTTCCAGGTGCTTGATGCGCGTGAGGTCAATCGCAGCAGTCCGGAGACGATTGCCGAGCGGATTCGTGCACGGGTTGGCCAGCAGCCAGTCTATCTGACCTTCGACATCGACTGTCTGGACCCGGCTTTCGCGCCCGGCACCGGTACCCCGGTGTGTGGCGGTCTGTCGACTCATCAGGCGCTGGAGATTCTGCGTGGGCTGCGTGGGATCAATCTGGTTGGGCTGGATCTGGTTGAAGTGGCGCCAGCCTACGATAGTGCGGAAATCACCGCGCTGGCTGGTGCCACCCTGGCAATGGAGATGATCTGTCTGTATGCCGCTCGCTGA